Proteins encoded together in one Megalops cyprinoides isolate fMegCyp1 chromosome 20, fMegCyp1.pri, whole genome shotgun sequence window:
- the LOC118796035 gene encoding L-selectin-like, which translates to MAMADPTLNPNPTLSPMLTLTRKLGTPLPTRVFATLTGVHGWSYYYSDKTMNWSNARKWCQAKYTDLVAIQNKEEIAYLNEILPPQPKHYWIGIRKRANVWTWVGTQKQLTEEASNWATGEPNNSKRNEDCVEIYIKRENDTGKWNDESCRRNKTALCYTASCQPDSCSPNGECVETINNHTCKCLQGFFGKRCEYAVSCEEMDGPNHGLFSCTHPFGNFSYGSECKFSCEDGYQLVGSRSIECTASREWSAAPPSCEAVRCPSVQPPQNGNVTCADSSGDLLYGSNCSFSCDPGFILHGSEVTSCGKSGDWIGGWPVCQAVPCPSVQPPQNGSITCADSSGDLLYGSNCSFSCDPGFILHGSEVMTCGKSGDWIGERPVCQAVRCRPLQVPEGGSVSCSRSSEDLLYGSSCSFSCADGHQLQGASSVICMASAQWSAETPICKAVHCPSVQPPQNGSVTCADSSGDLLYRSNCSFSCDPGFILHGSEVTTCGKSGDWIGERPLCQAKQFDVKSFTEDGTPPEVYKNSIESLI; encoded by the exons tATTTGCCACGCTGACAGGAGTGCATGGGTGGTCGTACTACTACTCTGACAAGACTATGAATTGGTCTAATGCAAGAAAGTGGTGCCAAGCGAAGTACACAGACTTAGTAGCCATTCAGAACAAGGAGGAAATTGCTTATCTCAATGAAATTTTGCCACCACAACCGAAGCATTACTGGATCGGGATTCGCAAAAGGGCCAACGTCTGGACCTGGGTTGGAACCCAAAAGCAGCTGACTGAGGAAGCGTCAAACTGGGCTACGGGCGAACCCAACAACAGCAAGAGAAACGAGGACTGCGTGGAGATTTACATCAAGAGGGAGAACGACACCGGAAAATGGAATGACGAATCCTGCCGAAGAAATAAAACGGCGCTGTGTTACACAG CATCATGTCAGCCGGACTCATGCAGTCCAAATGGAGAGTGCGTGGAGACAATCAATAACCACACGTGCAAGTGTCTTCAAGGTTTCTTTGGGAAGCGGTGTGAATACG CTGTCAGTTGCGAAGAGATGGACGGTCCTAATCATGGTCTCTTCAGTTGCACCCATCCATTTGGGAATTTCTCCTATGGTTCAGAGTGCAAGTTCAGTTGTGAAGATGGGTATCAGCTGGTTGGTTCCAGATCAATTGAGTGCACGGCCTCGAGGGAGTGGTCAGCAGCACCACCAAGCTGTGAGG CTGTGCGCTGCCCCTCAGTCCAGCCCCCTCAGAACGGCAACGTTACCTGTGCAGACTCCAGTGGAGATCTCCTCTACGGCTCCAACTGCAGCTTCAGCTGTGACCCAGGTTTCATTCTCCATGGATCTGAAGTCACGTCTTGTGGCAAATCTGGAGACTGGATTGGAGGATGGCCTGTGTGTCAAG CTGTGCCCTGCCCCTCAGTCCAGCCCCCTCAGAACGGCAGCATTACCTGTGCAGACTCCAGTGGAGATCTCCTCTACGGCTCCAACTGCAGCTTCAGCTGTGACCCAGGCTTCATTCTCCATGGGTCTGAAGTCATGACATGTGGCAAATCTGGAGACTGGATTGGAGAAAGACCTGTGTGTCAAG ctgtgcggtgtcgccccctgcaggtgccTGAGGGAGGGAGCGTGAGCTGCTCCAGGTCCAGTGAGGACCTTCTCTACggctccagctgcagcttcagctgCGCAGATGGACACCAGCTGCAGGGAGCATCCAGTGTGATCTGCATGGCTTCTGCACAGTGGAGTGCAGAGACGCCGATCTGTAAAG CTGTGCACTGCCCCTCAGTCCAGCCCCCTCAGAACGGCAGCGTTACCTGTGCAGACTCCAGTGGAGATCTCCTCTACCGCTCCAACTGCAGCTTCAGCTGTGACCCAGGCTTCATTCTCCATGGGTCTGAAGTCACGACTTGTGGCAAATCTGGAGACTGGATTGGAGAAAGGCCTCTGTGTCAAG CTAAACAGTTTGATGTGAAAAG CTTTACAGAAGATGGTACTCCTCCTGAAGTGTACAAGAATAGCATTGAGAGTCTCATTTAG